A DNA window from Thermococcus sp. 4557 contains the following coding sequences:
- a CDS encoding DUF354 domain-containing protein yields the protein MGRKTYDIWADVANTPQVHVIAALIRELREYSIYVTGFNRGETAQLIRMYGLDGEVFGSDRYNPLMKSLSFAGRTFRLLYKAPRAKLLLSFENAMPIPAGKLRGTKVVLMLDNDLKFIGEKPLFQRIESRIKKMADVVLVPEVAEEPFREYFGNRVRTYPGYKEHIYLADFEPDPRFPEESGIPFDEYVVLRPESLTSLYVLHGESLVPELLRLFEREGINVVYLPRNEEERALANGFGNVYIPPKALDGLNLIYHSKATLTGSGTMAREAAVMGVPAVSFFPGERLLAVDRDLVERGEMLHSREPGEIVEYVLNGKRKNSAQELEKAKKVKRKVTQLIMEVVGG from the coding sequence ATGGGAAGGAAGACCTATGACATCTGGGCGGATGTGGCCAACACCCCGCAGGTCCACGTCATCGCCGCACTGATCAGGGAGCTCAGGGAATACTCCATATACGTGACGGGATTCAATCGGGGCGAAACCGCACAACTGATACGGATGTACGGCCTCGATGGGGAGGTTTTCGGTTCAGATAGATACAACCCCCTCATGAAGTCCCTGTCATTCGCGGGAAGAACCTTCCGCCTGCTCTATAAGGCACCCAGAGCAAAGCTCCTCCTGAGCTTTGAAAACGCCATGCCAATCCCCGCGGGGAAGCTGAGGGGGACGAAAGTTGTCCTGATGCTGGACAACGACCTGAAGTTCATCGGGGAGAAACCCCTGTTTCAGAGGATCGAGTCCAGGATAAAGAAGATGGCCGACGTCGTTCTCGTTCCAGAGGTTGCGGAGGAGCCGTTTAGGGAATACTTTGGGAACAGGGTAAGGACCTATCCAGGTTACAAGGAGCACATATACCTGGCCGACTTCGAGCCGGATCCCCGGTTCCCTGAGGAGAGCGGGATTCCATTCGATGAGTACGTCGTGCTCAGGCCGGAGTCATTGACGTCCCTCTACGTCCTCCACGGGGAATCGCTGGTACCTGAACTCCTGAGGCTCTTTGAAAGGGAGGGTATAAACGTCGTGTACCTTCCCAGAAATGAGGAGGAGAGGGCGCTGGCAAACGGTTTCGGCAACGTTTACATTCCTCCAAAAGCACTCGATGGGCTGAACCTAATCTACCATTCAAAGGCAACCCTTACAGGCTCGGGAACGATGGCCAGGGAGGCAGCGGTTATGGGTGTGCCCGCGGTGTCGTTCTTCCCGGGCGAGAGGCTGCTCGCCGTGGACAGGGATTTGGTTGAGAGGGGAGAGATGCTGCACTCAAGGGAACCGGGAGAGATTGTGGAGTATGTTTTGAATGGCAAGAGAAAGAACAGCGCACAGGAGCTTGAAAAGGCGAAGAAAGTTAAAAGGAAGGTAACCCAGCTGATAATGGAAGTGGTCGGGGGTTAA
- a CDS encoding glycosyltransferase: MRILTIAPFYKFFIKDFSGALSKEVESIDVLVHHNRLSELAPYMPLSYFRHVEKFSKKNLVDLTGIPSNVRVHVVSTVYFTPDGRNTKLGDKLAKLFDRYIKRHKIEFDLIHAHFTWPSGYAGVKLAKKYGVPSVITVHENRDWFLEEYNSKNERIYWTWKNADALIRVNRADVQLLKEFNSNVFYVPNGFDPKRLPFMDRKEARSILGLPYGNKVVFSLGNLIERKGFQYLIDAMSIVVRERDDVVCYIGGNGPLKDRLQKQINELGLQKHVQLLGFVSDDELKYWMNAADIFVLPSLSEGNPTVMFEALGVGLPFVGTAVGGVPEIITSKDYGLLCPPKDPKCLAEKILTAIEKYQSRKNIKKYAEQFIWDNIARRIIEVYLELTR; this comes from the coding sequence ATGAGAATCCTGACAATTGCACCGTTTTATAAATTCTTCATCAAAGATTTTTCAGGAGCACTTTCTAAGGAAGTGGAGAGTATAGATGTTTTAGTCCACCACAACCGCCTTTCCGAGCTCGCTCCATATATGCCCCTTTCCTATTTTAGACATGTCGAGAAGTTCTCCAAGAAAAACCTTGTTGACTTAACAGGGATTCCCTCCAACGTCAGAGTCCACGTTGTTTCTACCGTTTACTTCACGCCCGATGGGAGGAACACCAAACTTGGCGACAAGCTTGCTAAGCTCTTTGACCGTTACATCAAAAGGCACAAAATTGAGTTCGACTTGATTCATGCCCACTTCACGTGGCCGAGTGGATACGCTGGCGTAAAGTTGGCAAAAAAGTATGGTGTTCCCTCCGTAATCACCGTCCATGAGAACCGCGATTGGTTCCTAGAAGAGTACAACTCAAAGAACGAAAGAATATATTGGACGTGGAAGAATGCTGATGCTCTAATCCGAGTCAACAGGGCTGATGTCCAGCTCCTTAAAGAGTTTAATTCCAACGTGTTCTACGTTCCAAATGGCTTTGACCCAAAAAGGTTGCCATTTATGGACAGGAAAGAGGCAAGATCAATCTTAGGACTACCTTATGGCAATAAAGTGGTGTTCAGTCTTGGCAATCTAATCGAGAGGAAAGGCTTCCAGTACCTCATTGATGCGATGTCAATAGTTGTGAGAGAGAGGGATGACGTTGTGTGTTACATAGGAGGTAACGGTCCTCTCAAGGACAGATTACAGAAACAAATCAACGAGCTTGGTCTCCAAAAGCACGTCCAGCTACTTGGCTTTGTCTCGGATGACGAGTTGAAATACTGGATGAACGCCGCGGACATATTTGTGCTACCGAGTCTGAGCGAGGGGAACCCAACGGTTATGTTTGAGGCCCTTGGAGTGGGACTTCCCTTTGTGGGAACAGCAGTTGGGGGGGTTCCAGAAATAATAACCTCCAAAGACTACGGTTTACTATGCCCCCCCAAAGACCCAAAGTGCCTAGCTGAGAAAATTTTAACAGCCATCGAAAAATATCAGAGTCGGAAGAACATAAAAAAGTATGCAGAACAGTTCATATGGGACAATATTGCAAGACGGATTATAGAAGTATACTTAGAATTGACAAGGTGA
- a CDS encoding alkaline phosphatase family protein, with protein sequence MSSQKKIVIIGIDGANKTTAKLVGIKDQLHDFISTIPPYTPPSWTSIITGVNPAKHGIIGWQKVNMKDNRIGLFNSKDVKYPRLSEILNKANLRSVLINLPMTYPFTGIKQKDNTIIVSDWAAPEQAIYPQKLEERYKEYLIDPPHEWAKYGKKEYPRRVEEYTETRLNLYYDLLERTDWSLYFIVFSETDWFSHIFPQILYEKDVHLVSPTFKHILKFIETAKSVADFLFIVSDHGFEVKNKIFYVNSALAENGFIRYSKSKAIFFNHIKNRIPKKILNNIVRRTKVSASSLSYITQSADAFMVEPANWGIYVKDKSKINEIKKVLSKYDEILDVIEVSRIYHGNYLNRMPNLFVIPKKGVEFSHELNGKLTENIYKGDHEIHGIFSVTGRTISEDINFSRVPTVYDITPTILHIFGLPIPNDMDGRVLMEIFEEGSEFAKRKPKYLNLSYQGKERENERLKKAIHGLKLKGRI encoded by the coding sequence ATGTCTTCCCAAAAAAAGATTGTAATAATCGGAATCGACGGAGCTAACAAAACAACAGCTAAACTTGTTGGGATAAAAGACCAACTCCACGATTTTATATCAACCATACCTCCATATACCCCGCCTTCATGGACATCAATTATTACAGGAGTTAACCCGGCCAAACACGGAATTATAGGCTGGCAGAAAGTCAATATGAAGGACAATAGAATTGGCTTGTTCAATTCAAAAGACGTTAAATATCCCCGTCTTTCAGAAATCCTGAATAAAGCAAATTTAAGAAGTGTTCTAATAAATCTCCCAATGACGTATCCTTTCACAGGGATCAAACAAAAAGACAATACTATTATCGTTTCAGACTGGGCTGCTCCCGAACAAGCAATATACCCTCAGAAACTGGAGGAGAGATATAAGGAATACCTAATTGACCCTCCTCACGAGTGGGCAAAATACGGAAAAAAAGAGTATCCACGGAGAGTTGAGGAATACACAGAAACAAGATTGAACCTCTATTATGACCTGCTTGAAAGGACCGACTGGAGTCTCTATTTCATAGTTTTCAGCGAAACCGATTGGTTTTCCCATATATTCCCCCAGATACTATACGAAAAAGACGTCCATCTTGTATCCCCAACTTTCAAGCACATACTAAAATTCATTGAAACTGCCAAGTCAGTAGCCGACTTCCTCTTTATAGTTAGTGACCATGGATTTGAGGTAAAGAACAAAATATTCTATGTAAACAGCGCTCTTGCAGAAAATGGGTTTATAAGATATAGCAAAAGCAAAGCAATATTCTTTAACCATATCAAAAATAGAATACCAAAGAAAATACTGAATAATATCGTCAGGAGAACCAAAGTCTCTGCAAGTTCCCTCAGCTACATTACTCAGAGTGCAGATGCATTTATGGTAGAACCTGCTAACTGGGGCATCTATGTGAAAGATAAAAGCAAAATTAACGAGATAAAAAAGGTATTAAGTAAATACGACGAGATCTTAGACGTTATTGAAGTTTCAAGGATCTACCACGGGAATTACCTAAACAGAATGCCTAATCTATTTGTAATTCCAAAAAAAGGCGTCGAGTTTTCACATGAACTTAATGGAAAATTGACAGAAAACATCTACAAGGGAGACCACGAAATCCATGGCATCTTCTCAGTCACTGGGAGGACAATTTCAGAGGACATTAACTTCAGTAGGGTACCTACTGTTTATGATATCACCCCAACAATCTTGCATATCTTTGGATTACCGATTCCAAATGACATGGACGGAAGAGTTTTAATGGAGATTTTTGAAGAGGGCTCAGAATTTGCTAAGAGAAAACCAAAATATCTTAATTTGAGTTATCAGGGTAAAGAACGAGAAAACGAAAGACTAAAGAAAGCCATACATGGTTTAAAACTCAAAGGCAGGATCTAA
- a CDS encoding ATP-binding protein → MIRKFVNRKRELEVLEGAWRGGSRLFVVYGRRRVGKTALLRKFLENKRGIYFLCSQRGYEKDLERFSHEISSFIGTPVRFESFSDAFKFLSGHGKLLVVLDEFPYLIEADKGVTSEFQEVVDIVLEGSEITIILCGSSVGMMEREVLSYKSPLYGRASGVLKVKPFRFFDMAEWFGKDFERLLRLYGVTWGIPKYMEFFKTGSDEEIINNFFDPSAFLFNEARLLLMEELRNPTRYMQIIEAIAMGKTRLNEIAQYAGMEAKDLSAYLRVLSNLGIVKREVPITERKAKRGIYVIEDEYFRFYHRFVSPHYEDIDSLNPEPAVQDFLRNFNTYLGKTFEKAAKEFLMELNKHGELPFKFTKIGKWWHKNEEIDLVALDKRENKALLVEVKWKELREKEARGILKDLERKSGLVGLENWQKYYGLIAKGIESKETLRGEGWLLWDLGDFENSNSKRETLNGPISKAKDSS, encoded by the coding sequence ATGATTCGAAAATTTGTAAACCGGAAGAGAGAGCTCGAAGTCCTGGAGGGAGCGTGGAGGGGAGGCTCTCGACTTTTTGTGGTTTACGGGAGAAGAAGGGTGGGAAAAACAGCCCTTTTGAGAAAATTCCTGGAGAACAAAAGGGGCATATATTTTCTCTGCTCCCAGAGGGGATATGAGAAAGACCTTGAGAGATTTTCTCATGAGATAAGCTCTTTTATCGGTACTCCGGTGAGATTCGAAAGCTTTAGTGATGCATTTAAGTTCCTAAGCGGGCATGGAAAGCTTTTGGTGGTTCTTGATGAGTTCCCCTACTTAATAGAGGCGGACAAGGGTGTTACATCCGAGTTTCAGGAGGTAGTGGATATAGTGCTTGAGGGTTCAGAGATTACCATTATCCTCTGCGGTTCGAGCGTTGGAATGATGGAGCGTGAGGTTCTCAGCTACAAGAGTCCCCTCTACGGGCGGGCAAGTGGGGTTCTGAAGGTCAAACCATTCCGCTTCTTCGATATGGCCGAATGGTTTGGAAAGGACTTTGAGAGGCTTTTGAGACTCTATGGGGTTACGTGGGGGATTCCCAAGTACATGGAGTTCTTCAAAACTGGGAGCGATGAGGAAATCATCAACAACTTCTTTGACCCGAGTGCATTTCTTTTCAACGAGGCGAGGCTTCTCCTCATGGAGGAACTGAGGAATCCAACGAGATACATGCAGATCATCGAGGCCATAGCCATGGGAAAAACCCGGCTTAATGAGATCGCTCAGTACGCTGGGATGGAGGCCAAAGACCTATCTGCATATCTCAGGGTGCTCTCAAATCTTGGAATTGTGAAGCGGGAAGTTCCAATAACAGAAAGGAAAGCCAAGAGGGGGATTTATGTTATAGAAGATGAATACTTCCGTTTTTACCACCGCTTCGTCAGTCCGCACTATGAGGATATAGACTCCCTCAACCCCGAGCCGGCAGTTCAGGATTTCCTGAGGAACTTTAACACCTACCTTGGAAAGACCTTCGAAAAAGCAGCCAAAGAGTTTCTAATGGAACTTAACAAGCATGGGGAGCTGCCGTTTAAGTTCACGAAGATCGGAAAGTGGTGGCATAAAAATGAGGAAATTGACCTCGTTGCACTGGACAAAAGGGAGAATAAGGCCCTGCTGGTGGAGGTAAAGTGGAAGGAGTTGAGGGAGAAAGAGGCGAGGGGAATTTTAAAAGATTTAGAGCGCAAAAGCGGGCTTGTGGGGCTGGAAAACTGGCAGAAGTATTACGGTTTGATAGCGAAGGGCATTGAAAGTAAGGAAACCCTCCGGGGTGAGGGCTGGCTCCTGTGGGACCTGGGGGACTTTGAGAATTCGAATTCCAAGAGGGAAACTCTGAACGGGCCCATTTCGAAGGCTAAAGACTCATCGTGA
- a CDS encoding helix-turn-helix domain-containing protein, which translates to MRILSKMEVRVLLKLRGQRSVSGLADELDLSLSRTSTLVASLERTGLIRTEKRGKHRVVSLSDAKAAELFKRLVFKFGHMPLDEILSGKSLPIFAVLRDAPLSAHELLIKSNLPRSTLYYVIDGLSNYGLIGKKDEKYFLVERYSLFHEFAEEFYELQNSIKTREFSEDSILVWSGVGEFIMLTRGYKGKDVGNFHLTGLERFSDFGVELIGTGQYHYYYSEKAEELSLEEVIVHALLIDFSPRTILYSIVLLLGHKGKINQKKLLKFGRKYDISVRELLGYLEGKEVKRYPYPSMKEVKEILKMYFGEGK; encoded by the coding sequence ATGAGAATCCTTTCAAAAATGGAGGTTAGAGTACTTTTGAAACTTAGAGGACAGAGAAGCGTAAGCGGGCTGGCTGATGAACTAGACTTATCACTCTCCCGAACCTCAACTCTTGTTGCATCCCTTGAAAGAACGGGTTTGATAAGGACCGAAAAAAGAGGAAAACACAGGGTGGTCTCGCTAAGTGATGCAAAAGCCGCGGAGCTTTTTAAAAGACTTGTTTTCAAGTTTGGCCATATGCCCCTTGATGAGATTCTGAGCGGGAAGAGTCTCCCCATTTTCGCAGTTCTCAGAGACGCTCCGTTAAGTGCCCATGAGCTCCTCATAAAGAGCAACCTTCCCCGGAGCACCCTCTATTACGTGATTGACGGGCTGTCCAATTACGGTCTTATCGGGAAGAAAGATGAAAAGTATTTTCTAGTGGAGAGATATAGCCTGTTTCACGAGTTTGCAGAGGAATTTTATGAGTTGCAAAATTCCATCAAAACGAGAGAATTCTCCGAGGACTCCATCCTAGTGTGGAGTGGAGTTGGAGAATTTATTATGTTGACGAGGGGGTATAAGGGGAAAGATGTTGGAAACTTCCATCTAACCGGGCTTGAAAGATTCAGCGATTTTGGGGTGGAGCTTATTGGAACCGGACAGTATCACTATTATTATTCTGAGAAAGCGGAGGAGCTTTCTCTGGAAGAGGTTATTGTGCATGCATTGCTAATTGATTTCAGCCCAAGAACAATTCTGTATTCAATCGTCCTCTTGTTGGGGCATAAGGGTAAAATAAATCAAAAGAAGCTTTTAAAATTTGGTAGAAAATACGACATCAGCGTGAGAGAATTGTTGGGGTATCTTGAGGGTAAAGAGGTTAAAAGATACCCCTACCCCTCTATGAAAGAAGTGAAAGAAATCCTCAAAATGTACTTCGGTGAAGGGAAGTGA
- a CDS encoding STT3 domain-containing protein, with protein MERWRRSEIASFLHTIIEPKFAAPIVTAIALAFRLIPLRFEYLLGYDPYFHLAYIRYALEKGEWVNFFTHALGPYGYQIGGFHPLGLWMTPAYFYKLLSPFGVSLYNAFRITPVVFGVLTVLFTYLAVLRLYGKREAFLSAFLLAVSFGHVFRSMAGYYRGDNYMLFLYSAALLGTAVPLSLRGPRWRNVRLALYLLPGIFAGLSAAFWQAYYPIFALVAANALLLAVGAFLLGRDRYLRDSLALLASLAVGALLANSIGPHLGYGMVGATHWLGRKLAEELGVQFGFIRDLFILLYLKYALPLAMASVIALAILSRFVRDRKQRALIVLIGTAAALWLAVRYYGVINGAILRIFPESPIAETQRTAFDDWWEAYGIAGLLVPLFLIRFLRRPRPADFLLLGTAIVMIPMAVIWTRFLFISSLAVAAMTGIGLVALYDTADAWIEGITENKRKWLSAALSLLLIGVPLISAYQGTGTTLSVHPFMTGNWESALTYLGNVSNPNDVVLTWWDQGHWVTYYSMRAPVAQGGPREWVAKYYLGLKGENDLMKLGVDYVIVSYDTLMKFGAVMETARVSPDEYGLVVLHRVPSRGSILVFSSGPYSVMAVPGKDRWDVKVNIGGRFLLPERVFVEAGERLDEVALSGRPTADVYVYINLNYGYAVLMNGRAFDTPLARLMFTDDCPRNYTLVYSDGGYVKIFRFRHPNVVVAAENGSVVLRFTNATGTGLGVYGYLDNGTLVFKKWYGVGGRDSFVLPDDINGSVVVRYTYVRKKTVLDRGVFRIDDILANG; from the coding sequence ATGGAACGGTGGAGGAGGTCTGAAATAGCATCCTTTCTGCACACCATCATCGAGCCCAAGTTCGCGGCCCCTATCGTAACCGCTATCGCCCTCGCCTTCAGGCTCATCCCCCTGCGCTTTGAGTACCTCCTCGGCTACGATCCATACTTCCACCTCGCTTACATCCGGTATGCTCTGGAGAAGGGAGAGTGGGTGAACTTCTTCACGCACGCCCTGGGCCCCTACGGGTACCAGATTGGCGGATTCCACCCCCTCGGTCTGTGGATGACACCCGCCTACTTCTATAAACTCCTCTCCCCCTTCGGCGTTTCGCTCTACAACGCCTTCAGAATAACGCCGGTTGTATTCGGCGTCCTCACCGTGCTGTTCACGTACCTCGCCGTGCTGAGGCTCTACGGCAAGAGAGAGGCCTTCCTCTCGGCGTTTCTCCTGGCCGTGAGCTTCGGCCACGTCTTCCGCTCGATGGCCGGTTACTACCGCGGCGACAACTACATGCTCTTCCTATACAGCGCGGCCCTCCTTGGAACCGCCGTTCCCCTTTCCCTCAGGGGCCCCCGGTGGAGGAACGTCCGGCTGGCACTCTATCTCCTGCCCGGGATCTTCGCCGGCCTTTCCGCGGCATTCTGGCAGGCGTACTACCCCATATTCGCACTCGTTGCCGCCAACGCCCTCCTCCTCGCCGTGGGTGCGTTCCTCCTCGGGAGGGACAGGTACCTCCGGGATTCCCTGGCCCTCCTCGCATCCCTGGCCGTCGGCGCCCTTCTAGCAAACTCGATAGGCCCCCACCTCGGGTACGGCATGGTGGGCGCCACCCACTGGCTAGGGAGAAAGCTGGCCGAGGAGCTCGGGGTCCAGTTCGGGTTCATCAGGGACCTGTTCATCCTTCTGTACCTCAAATACGCACTTCCCCTCGCCATGGCATCCGTCATCGCCCTGGCGATTCTCTCCAGGTTCGTCCGTGATAGAAAACAGAGGGCGCTGATAGTCCTCATCGGGACGGCCGCGGCGCTCTGGCTGGCCGTCAGGTACTACGGCGTCATAAACGGGGCCATCCTTCGCATTTTCCCGGAGAGCCCGATAGCCGAAACCCAGAGGACGGCCTTCGATGACTGGTGGGAGGCCTACGGCATCGCGGGACTTCTCGTGCCGCTCTTCCTCATCCGCTTCCTCAGGCGCCCCAGGCCCGCCGATTTCCTCCTCCTGGGCACCGCCATCGTCATGATACCCATGGCTGTCATCTGGACCAGGTTCCTCTTCATATCCTCCCTCGCAGTGGCCGCTATGACCGGCATTGGGCTGGTGGCCCTCTATGATACGGCGGATGCTTGGATTGAGGGTATCACTGAGAACAAACGGAAATGGCTCTCCGCTGCCCTCTCCCTGCTCCTGATTGGCGTCCCCCTGATATCTGCATACCAGGGAACCGGCACAACGCTGAGCGTCCACCCCTTCATGACCGGCAACTGGGAGTCCGCCCTCACCTACCTCGGGAACGTCTCCAACCCCAACGACGTCGTCCTCACCTGGTGGGATCAGGGCCACTGGGTGACGTACTACTCGATGAGGGCCCCCGTTGCGCAGGGAGGGCCGCGAGAATGGGTGGCCAAGTACTACCTCGGTCTCAAGGGGGAAAACGACCTGATGAAGCTCGGCGTTGATTACGTCATCGTCTCCTACGACACCCTGATGAAGTTCGGGGCCGTTATGGAGACGGCGAGGGTCTCCCCGGACGAGTACGGCCTCGTGGTGCTTCACAGGGTGCCCTCCCGCGGATCGATCCTCGTGTTCTCCAGCGGCCCCTACTCTGTGATGGCCGTTCCGGGGAAGGATAGGTGGGACGTCAAGGTGAACATCGGCGGGCGCTTCCTGCTGCCCGAGAGGGTTTTCGTTGAGGCCGGTGAAAGGCTGGACGAGGTGGCCCTCTCCGGCCGCCCCACCGCCGACGTCTACGTTTACATAAACCTGAACTACGGCTACGCGGTTCTCATGAACGGCAGGGCCTTCGACACCCCCCTGGCGCGGCTGATGTTTACCGATGACTGTCCCAGGAATTACACCCTCGTGTACTCCGACGGCGGCTACGTGAAGATCTTCCGGTTCAGGCATCCGAACGTCGTCGTTGCCGCGGAAAACGGCTCCGTCGTTCTCAGGTTCACCAACGCCACCGGAACCGGCCTTGGGGTCTACGGCTACCTCGACAACGGCACGCTCGTCTTCAAGAAGTGGTACGGCGTCGGTGGGAGGGATTCCTTTGTTCTCCCCGACGACATCAACGGAAGCGTCGTCGTGAGGTACACCTACGTCCGGAAGAAGACGGTGCTGGATAGGGGGGTTTTCAGGATAGACGACATCCTGGCGAACGGCTGA
- a CDS encoding sugar phosphate nucleotidyltransferase — protein MRVLIMAGGYATRLWPITKDNPKALLPVGNRVILDYILESVMELELETYISTNRFFEAHFRPYAEKHGVGLIVEDTLHEEEKLGTIGAMKKAVEELGPDDYLVIAGDNLFSFGLRDFLRAYDGRTLIAVYDVGDLELAKRYGVVVLEGDRVISFEEKPAQPRSTLISTGVYVFPRTVMERIEEYLSNGNRDSPGYFLQWLLERGEPIKAYRFSEYWYDIGSADSYLEALKTLLRESHVEEIQISPYAKIIPPVVIKRGAKILGRSIIGPYAYIGENCVIENSDVSDSIIFRNTVIKNSTIWRSIIDEKCEIRNLELRKSLVGGHAKIQRGE, from the coding sequence ATGAGAGTCCTCATAATGGCCGGCGGCTACGCCACCAGACTCTGGCCCATAACCAAGGACAACCCGAAGGCCCTGCTTCCAGTCGGGAACAGGGTGATCCTCGACTACATCCTGGAGAGCGTTATGGAGCTGGAGCTCGAGACCTACATCTCAACCAACCGCTTCTTCGAGGCCCACTTCCGCCCCTACGCCGAGAAGCACGGCGTGGGCCTTATAGTGGAGGACACCCTTCACGAGGAGGAGAAGCTCGGCACGATAGGGGCCATGAAGAAGGCCGTGGAGGAGCTCGGCCCCGACGACTACCTCGTCATCGCCGGCGACAACCTCTTCTCCTTCGGCCTGAGGGACTTTCTGAGGGCCTACGACGGCAGGACGCTGATAGCGGTCTACGACGTCGGCGACCTCGAACTGGCGAAGCGCTACGGTGTGGTGGTCCTGGAAGGAGACAGGGTTATATCCTTCGAGGAGAAGCCGGCCCAGCCGCGCTCGACGCTCATAAGCACCGGCGTCTACGTCTTCCCTAGGACCGTCATGGAGCGCATCGAAGAGTACCTCTCCAACGGCAACCGCGACTCCCCCGGCTACTTCCTCCAGTGGCTCCTCGAGAGGGGCGAGCCGATTAAGGCCTACCGCTTCTCCGAGTACTGGTACGACATAGGCTCGGCCGACAGCTACCTCGAGGCCCTCAAGACCCTCCTGCGCGAGAGCCACGTCGAGGAGATTCAGATAAGCCCCTACGCGAAAATCATTCCCCCGGTAGTCATAAAGAGGGGCGCCAAGATACTCGGGAGGTCAATAATAGGCCCCTACGCCTACATCGGCGAGAACTGCGTCATCGAGAACTCCGACGTCAGCGACTCCATAATCTTCAGGAACACCGTTATCAAAAACTCCACCATCTGGCGCTCCATCATCGACGAGAAGTGCGAGATAAGAAACCTCGAGCTCAGGAAGAGCCTCGTCGGCGGGCACGCGAAGATACAGAGGGGTGAGTGA
- a CDS encoding NAD-dependent epimerase/dehydratase family protein, translated as MKVLVTGGAGFIGSHLVDKLMELGWEVRVLDDLSAGSLENIRRWLNHERFEFIEGDMRDPGIVGEAVEGVDAVFHLAANPEVRIGSQSPELLYETNVLITYNLLNAMRGSSARYLVFTSSSTVYGDASVIPTPEDYAPLEPISVYGGAKLAAEALISGYAHTFGFRALIFRLANIIGERSNHGVIYDFINKLRKNPGELEILGDGTQRKSYLHVSDTVEGMLHIFERFKGSDRTVDFYNLGNDDWITVREIAEIVSEGMGLKPAFRLTGGVDGGRGWKGDVKFMRLSIEKAKETGWSPRLNSYEAVRRTVGELLRTV; from the coding sequence ATGAAAGTCCTCGTTACGGGAGGTGCCGGGTTCATAGGCTCACACCTGGTGGATAAGTTGATGGAGCTCGGATGGGAGGTCAGGGTTCTCGACGACCTCAGCGCGGGCAGTCTGGAGAACATAAGGCGGTGGCTGAACCACGAGCGCTTTGAGTTTATCGAAGGGGACATGAGGGACCCGGGAATCGTTGGGGAAGCCGTTGAGGGCGTCGATGCCGTCTTTCACCTCGCGGCGAACCCGGAGGTTAGAATAGGCTCCCAGAGCCCGGAGCTGCTCTACGAGACAAACGTGCTGATAACCTACAACCTGCTCAACGCGATGAGGGGTTCAAGCGCCAGGTACCTCGTTTTCACCTCCTCCTCAACCGTCTACGGCGACGCGTCCGTGATTCCGACGCCGGAGGACTACGCCCCGCTCGAACCGATAAGCGTCTACGGCGGTGCGAAGCTCGCGGCCGAGGCTTTAATCAGCGGCTACGCCCACACCTTCGGGTTCAGGGCCCTGATCTTCCGCCTCGCCAACATCATAGGCGAGCGCTCGAACCACGGGGTCATCTACGACTTCATAAACAAGCTCAGGAAGAACCCGGGGGAGCTCGAGATACTCGGCGACGGCACCCAGAGGAAGAGCTACCTCCACGTGAGCGATACGGTTGAGGGCATGCTCCACATCTTCGAGCGCTTCAAGGGGAGCGACAGAACCGTCGACTTCTACAACCTCGGCAACGACGACTGGATAACCGTTCGGGAGATAGCGGAGATAGTCAGCGAGGGGATGGGGTTAAAGCCAGCCTTCAGGCTCACCGGCGGCGTCGATGGGGGCCGCGGCTGGAAGGGGGACGTCAAGTTCATGCGCCTGAGCATAGAGAAGGCGAAGGAAACCGGCTGGAGTCCGAGGCTCAACAGCTACGAGGCTGTCCGGAGAACGGTCGGGGAGCTCCTCAGAACGGTTTAA